A region from the Arachis ipaensis cultivar K30076 chromosome B01, Araip1.1, whole genome shotgun sequence genome encodes:
- the LOC107627256 gene encoding uncharacterized protein LOC107627256 encodes MESSMISRATIVTLMVLLLTSNNYKNVESAGECGRTPIGSAAASLSPCLGATKDVRAKVPPACCARVSALLRTSPRCLCAVLLSPLAKQAKINPATAITVPKRCNIRNRPVGKKCGRYTLP; translated from the exons ATGGAGTCATCAATGATTAGTAGAGCTACAATTGTGACATTGATGGTGTTGTTATTAACATCAAATAATTATAAGAATGTAGAGAGTGCTGGAGAGTGTGGAAGGACACCAATAGGGTCAGCAGCTGCAAGCTTAAGTCCTTGTTTGGGTGCAACAAAAGATGTAAGGGCAAAAGTGCCACCAGCATGTTGTGCTAGGGTTTCTGCTTTGCTTAGAACCTCTCCAAGATGTCTTTGTGCTGTGCTCTTGTCACCATTGGCCAAACAGGCTAAGATCAACCCTGCCACTGCCATTACTGTCCCTAAGAGGTGCAACATTAGGAACAGGCCTGTTGGAAAGAAATGTGGAA GATACACTCTTCCTTAA
- the LOC107627419 gene encoding pentatricopeptide repeat-containing protein At2g26790, mitochondrial isoform X2, translating to MWFSFKFPITKFTHSSKFKFKFASTAALAHFNVSHTDFSESEDYSSSSSSSYCSSNNITNDNIKEESFHIVKSLQNDPSLAFSLFTQLKQQQFVGFPENISTYAAIIRIFCYWGLNRRLDSVFHDLIALSKQHPSFEIHDLFELLLDDGAVNGGNHNYMLRAIDVYVKACVVLKMFDEATDFLFRTRRRGVVPNILTCNFLINRMVENGKVDMALAIYRQLKRLGLCPNHYTYGIVIKAFCKKCELEEAAYVFKEMEEAGVRPHSYCYTAYIEGLCKNMRSTLGYAILQACRRENVPVDLYAYIVVVRGFCSEMKLDEAESVYLDMEKKGLVCQVDVYSPLIYGYCKSHNLLKALALHEAMLSRGIKTNCVIVSYILQCLVEMGLTMEVVELFKELKESGMFLDGVAYNIVFSALCKLEKVDDAVDMVEDMKAKRMVLDIKHYTTLINGYFLRGKLVDAFAMFKEMKEKGLKPDIVTYNVIAAGLSRNGQAHDAIDLLDYMETQGVKPNSITHKMIIEGLCSAGKVVEAEAYFNSLEDRSIEVYSAMVNGYCEANLIGKSYELFLNLSNQGDISKEGSCFKLLDKLCMAGDIHKAIMLLDTMLALNVEPSKIMYSKDELLARGP from the exons ATGTGGTTTAGCTTCAAGTTCCCCATCACCAAGTTCACTCACAGCTCCAAGTTCAAATTCAAGTTTGCTTCAACTGCTGCACTTGCACACTTCAATGTTTCACACACCGATTTCAGTGAAAGTGAggattattcttcttcttcatcttcttcttattgTAGCAGCAATAACATCACCAACGACAACATAAAAGAAGAAAGTTTTCACATTGTGAAAAGTTTGCAGAACGATCCTTCTCTTGCTTTTTCACTCTTCACTCAACTGAAGCAACAACAGTTTGTGGGGTTCCCTGAGAACATTTCAACCTATGCAGCAATCATCAGGATTTTCTGCTACTGGGGCTTGAATAGAAGGTTGGATTCCGTGTTCCATGATCTTATTGCACTGTCTAAACAGCACCCTTCATTTGAAATCCATGACTTGTTTGAGTTACTATTGGATGATGGTGCTGTTAATGGTGGGAATCACAATTACATGCTTAGAGCAATTGATGTGTATGTTAAAGCTTGTGTTGTTCTTAAAATGTTTGACGAGGCCACTGATTTCTTGTTCCGAACTAGGAGGCGCGGTGTTGTGCCGAATATCCTTACTTGTAACTTTCTTATAAATAGGATGGTTGAGAATGGTAAGGTTGATATGGCGTTGGCAATTTATAGACAACTCAAGAGACTTGGTTTGTGTCCTAACCATTACACTTATGGTATTGTGATAAAGGCATTCTGTAAGAAGTGTGAACTGGAAGAGGCAGCTTATGTGTTCAAGGAGATGGAAGAAGCCGGGGTAAGGCCTCATTCGTATTGTTACACGGCTTATATTGAGGGGCTTTGCAAGAATATGAGGTCCACTTTGGGATATGCCATCCTCCAAGCATGTAGAAGGGAGAATGTCCCTGTAGACCTTTATGCTTACATAGTCGTTGTCCGGGGGTTTTGTAGTGAGATGAAGTTGGATGAAGCCGAGAGTGTGTATTTAGATATGGAAAAGAAGGGGTTGGTTTGTCAGGTGGATGTTTATTCACCATTGATCTATGGGTACTGTAAAAGTCATAATCTGCTTAAAGCTTTAGCCCTACATGAAGCCATGCTTTCAAGAGGTATAAAAACGAATTGTGTGATTGTTAGCTACATCCTCCAGTGCTTGGTTGAGATGGGCCTTACTATGGAGGTGGTTGAGCTGTTCAAAGAATTGAAGGAATCAGGCATGTTTCTTGATGGGGTGGCCTACAACATTGTATTCAGTGCTTTGTGTAAGTTGGAGAAAGTGGACGATGCAGTGGACATGGTGGAAGACATGAAAGCTAAGCGTATGGTTTTAGATATTAAGCACTATACAACCCTTATAAATGGATATTTCCTTCGGGGTAAACTTGTTGATGCCTTTGCTATGTTCAAAGAAATGAAAGAGAAAGGTTTGAAGCCTGATATTGTCACATATAATGTAATTGCTGCTGGTTTGTCTAGAAACGGCCAGGCTCATGATGCAATTGACCTTTTGGACTATATGGAGACTCAAGGTGTGAAGCCAAACTCCATTACACACAAGATGATCATCGAAGGTTTATGTTCAGCGGGGAAGGTAGTGGAAGCCGAGGCATATTTTAACAGCTTGGAAGATAGGAGCATTGAAGTCTATTCCGCCATGGTGAATGGCTACTGTGAAGCAAACCTTATCGGAAAATCCTATGAACTATTCCTTAATCTGTCAAACCAAGGAGATATTTCTAAAGAAGGTTCCTGTTTTAAGCTACTTGATAAACTCTGCATGGCAGGTGACATCCACAAAGCTATTATGCTGCTAGACACAATGTTGGCTCTTAACGTGGAACCTAGCAAAATAATGTATTCTAAA GATGAACTACTTGCAAGAGGCCCATGA
- the LOC107627419 gene encoding pentatricopeptide repeat-containing protein At2g26790, mitochondrial isoform X1 codes for MWFSFKFPITKFTHSSKFKFKFASTAALAHFNVSHTDFSESEDYSSSSSSSYCSSNNITNDNIKEESFHIVKSLQNDPSLAFSLFTQLKQQQFVGFPENISTYAAIIRIFCYWGLNRRLDSVFHDLIALSKQHPSFEIHDLFELLLDDGAVNGGNHNYMLRAIDVYVKACVVLKMFDEATDFLFRTRRRGVVPNILTCNFLINRMVENGKVDMALAIYRQLKRLGLCPNHYTYGIVIKAFCKKCELEEAAYVFKEMEEAGVRPHSYCYTAYIEGLCKNMRSTLGYAILQACRRENVPVDLYAYIVVVRGFCSEMKLDEAESVYLDMEKKGLVCQVDVYSPLIYGYCKSHNLLKALALHEAMLSRGIKTNCVIVSYILQCLVEMGLTMEVVELFKELKESGMFLDGVAYNIVFSALCKLEKVDDAVDMVEDMKAKRMVLDIKHYTTLINGYFLRGKLVDAFAMFKEMKEKGLKPDIVTYNVIAAGLSRNGQAHDAIDLLDYMETQGVKPNSITHKMIIEGLCSAGKVVEAEAYFNSLEDRSIEVYSAMVNGYCEANLIGKSYELFLNLSNQGDISKEGSCFKLLDKLCMAGDIHKAIMLLDTMLALNVEPSKIMYSKVIAAMCHDGKLEHARSLFDFFIKKGFMPDVITYTIMINTYCRMNYLQEAHELFEDMKRKGIKPDVLTYTVLLDGNLKANLRRHFLSPSGKRTWDVSSLWKEMQQMEITPDVVSYTVLIDGQIRAANFQDAISLFDEMVDRGLQPDTVTYSAMISGFCIRGHMEKADTLLKEMSSKGMTPGSDLISAFERGIVKARKVQFRK; via the coding sequence ATGTGGTTTAGCTTCAAGTTCCCCATCACCAAGTTCACTCACAGCTCCAAGTTCAAATTCAAGTTTGCTTCAACTGCTGCACTTGCACACTTCAATGTTTCACACACCGATTTCAGTGAAAGTGAggattattcttcttcttcatcttcttcttattgTAGCAGCAATAACATCACCAACGACAACATAAAAGAAGAAAGTTTTCACATTGTGAAAAGTTTGCAGAACGATCCTTCTCTTGCTTTTTCACTCTTCACTCAACTGAAGCAACAACAGTTTGTGGGGTTCCCTGAGAACATTTCAACCTATGCAGCAATCATCAGGATTTTCTGCTACTGGGGCTTGAATAGAAGGTTGGATTCCGTGTTCCATGATCTTATTGCACTGTCTAAACAGCACCCTTCATTTGAAATCCATGACTTGTTTGAGTTACTATTGGATGATGGTGCTGTTAATGGTGGGAATCACAATTACATGCTTAGAGCAATTGATGTGTATGTTAAAGCTTGTGTTGTTCTTAAAATGTTTGACGAGGCCACTGATTTCTTGTTCCGAACTAGGAGGCGCGGTGTTGTGCCGAATATCCTTACTTGTAACTTTCTTATAAATAGGATGGTTGAGAATGGTAAGGTTGATATGGCGTTGGCAATTTATAGACAACTCAAGAGACTTGGTTTGTGTCCTAACCATTACACTTATGGTATTGTGATAAAGGCATTCTGTAAGAAGTGTGAACTGGAAGAGGCAGCTTATGTGTTCAAGGAGATGGAAGAAGCCGGGGTAAGGCCTCATTCGTATTGTTACACGGCTTATATTGAGGGGCTTTGCAAGAATATGAGGTCCACTTTGGGATATGCCATCCTCCAAGCATGTAGAAGGGAGAATGTCCCTGTAGACCTTTATGCTTACATAGTCGTTGTCCGGGGGTTTTGTAGTGAGATGAAGTTGGATGAAGCCGAGAGTGTGTATTTAGATATGGAAAAGAAGGGGTTGGTTTGTCAGGTGGATGTTTATTCACCATTGATCTATGGGTACTGTAAAAGTCATAATCTGCTTAAAGCTTTAGCCCTACATGAAGCCATGCTTTCAAGAGGTATAAAAACGAATTGTGTGATTGTTAGCTACATCCTCCAGTGCTTGGTTGAGATGGGCCTTACTATGGAGGTGGTTGAGCTGTTCAAAGAATTGAAGGAATCAGGCATGTTTCTTGATGGGGTGGCCTACAACATTGTATTCAGTGCTTTGTGTAAGTTGGAGAAAGTGGACGATGCAGTGGACATGGTGGAAGACATGAAAGCTAAGCGTATGGTTTTAGATATTAAGCACTATACAACCCTTATAAATGGATATTTCCTTCGGGGTAAACTTGTTGATGCCTTTGCTATGTTCAAAGAAATGAAAGAGAAAGGTTTGAAGCCTGATATTGTCACATATAATGTAATTGCTGCTGGTTTGTCTAGAAACGGCCAGGCTCATGATGCAATTGACCTTTTGGACTATATGGAGACTCAAGGTGTGAAGCCAAACTCCATTACACACAAGATGATCATCGAAGGTTTATGTTCAGCGGGGAAGGTAGTGGAAGCCGAGGCATATTTTAACAGCTTGGAAGATAGGAGCATTGAAGTCTATTCCGCCATGGTGAATGGCTACTGTGAAGCAAACCTTATCGGAAAATCCTATGAACTATTCCTTAATCTGTCAAACCAAGGAGATATTTCTAAAGAAGGTTCCTGTTTTAAGCTACTTGATAAACTCTGCATGGCAGGTGACATCCACAAAGCTATTATGCTGCTAGACACAATGTTGGCTCTTAACGTGGAACCTAGCAAAATAATGTATTCTAAAGTAATAGCTGCTATGTGCCATGATGGGAAATTGGAACATGCTcgttctttgtttgattttttcatcAAGAAAGGATTTATGCCTGATGTAATAACTTACACAATTATGATAAATACATATTGTAGGATGAACTACTTGCAAGAGGCCCATGAACTCTTTGAGGATATGAAGAGAAAAGGGATAAAACCTGATGTCCTTACGTATACAGTTCTACTTGATGGGAACTTGAAAGCAAATTTAAGAAGGCATTTCTTGTCTCCAAGTGGAAAAAGAACATGGGACGTTTCTTCTCTCTGGAAAGAGATGCAGCAAATGGAAATAACTCCAGATGTTGTTAGTTACACTGTGTTGATTGATGGTCAAATAAGGGCGGCTAACTTTCAAGATGCCATTAGCCTCTTCGATGAAATGGTTGACAGAGGATTACAACCAGATACTGTAACATATAGTGCTATGATTTCTGGCTTTTGTATCCGAGGGCACATGGAGAAAGCTGATACACTGCTTAAGGAAATGTCTTCCAAAGGAATGACACCAGGATCTGATCTCATCTCGGCTTTTGAACGTGGTATTGTGAAAGCTAGAAAGGTTCAATTTCGAAAGTAA
- the LOC107627340 gene encoding probable isoprenylcysteine alpha-carbonyl methylesterase ICMEL1 → MQHVHVHYIPEYLIIQRNQLDLYLPKNSNGPKPVVAFITGGAWIIGYKAWGSLLGKQLSERDIIVACIDYRNFPQGTMSDMLADASEGISFVCNHIAEYGGDPSRIYLMGQSAGAHIAACAIVEQAIKEAAKEEGISWSLSRIKAYFGLSGGYNVFNLVDHFHNRGLYRSIFLSIMEGEEGLRRFSPEVMVQDPNMANAVSLLPPIVLFHGTGDYSIPSDASTSFAETLKKLGVKAEAILYEGKTHTDVFLQDPMRGGTDAMFEDLVSYIHANDPDARAKDALAPPRRRLVPEFMLKLAHIVSPF, encoded by the exons ATGCAGCATGTACATGTACATTACATACCTGAATACCTGATAATCCAGCGAAATCA GCTTGACTTGTATTTACCAAAAAATAGCAATGGTCCAAAACCAGTTGTCGCATTTATTACTGGTGGAGCCTGGATTATTGG CTACAAAGCATGGGGTTCTCTTCTAGGAAAACAGTTATCAGAGAGAGATATCATTGTGGCATGCATTGATTACAG AAATTTTCCTCAGGGAACCATGAGCGATATGCTAGCCGATGCTTCCGAAGGAATCTCATTTGTGTGCAATCACATTGCAGAATATGGTGGTGACCCTAGCAG AATTTACCTAATGGGGCAATCAGCTGGGGCGCATATTGCCGCATGTGCGATTGTGGAGCAGGCAATCAAAGAGGCCGCCAAAGAAGAGGGTATTTCCTGGAGTCTTTCTCGGATTAAGGCTTATTTTGGATTGTCCGGCGG GTATAATGTGTTTAATCTGGTAGATCATTTCCATAACAGAGGTCTTTATCGATCCATATTTTTAAG CATAATGGAAGGAGAGGAAGGCCTACGACGCTTTTCACCAGAAGTAATGGTTCAAGATCCAAACATGGCAAATGCTGTTTCTCTGCTACCTCCTATTGTTCTTTTTCATGGCACTGGAGATTATTCGATACCATCAGATGCCAG TACATCATTTGCTGAAACTCTTAAAAAACTTGGAGTCAAAGCTGAAGCAATTCTCTATGAAGGGAAGACTCATACAGATGTGTTTCTTCAG GATCCGATGAGAGGTGGCACGGATGCTATGTTCGAAGATCTAGTCAGCTACATTCATGCTAACGATCCTGATGCGCGCGCCAAAGATGCCTTGGCTCCTCCAAGGAGACGCCTCGTACCCGAATTCATGTTGAAATTGGCTCATATTGTTAGTCCTTTCTAG